GTTTTTTCAACCGGCTGCTAAGGCATTTCGTCAAATAGACCGATCGTCAGATCAAGAGGACGCTATGCGAAGGATTCTTGCCCTGTTTTTTTCTATTATTCTGACCGGAACGCTTGCGGCGAATCAGAACCGCCCCACCGGCCTGCCCGAAGGCGCTCGTTATGTAGCCGCCCATCGCGTATGGGTCCAGGAATCGGCCAGTCATCAGATCGTCTGGTATGCCGACGGCACAAAAAAATCCGAGGGCGATCTGAAGCAGGGCCAGCGCGATGGAGCCTGGGTTTTCTTTCATGCTAACGGCAATAAAAGGGCCGAAGGCAGCTACACGGCAGGCCGAATGACAGGCCCCTGGAAGCTCTACTATAAATCGGGCAAGCTTCAGTCAGAGGGAGAATACCGCAACGGCAGCAAGCAGGGCCCCTGGACGGTATATTTCGAAAGCGGACGAAAGAAGTCTGACGGAACCTACGCCGGAGGCCTCAAGAACGGCCCCTGGACGGAATATTACGAATCGGGCGCCGTATTCTTCAAGGGCATTTACGTGGCCGACCTCGCTCACGGGCAATGGATCTATTACTTTCAGAACGGTGCTTTCTATCAGGGTGGGACCTACAGCGAGGACGTGCGTACGGGCATCTGGAAAGTCTGCATTGCGCCGGGCGGACCATGCGGCGAAGAGATCATGCGCCAGAACGAGCCGCCACGCGTATCGGGACTGCCAAAAGAACAGAGCACTCCGGCCGGCAAAGATCCGATGAGCATCCTCGACGGGCCGGCTCCAGAAAACAGAGAAGAGCTTCCTCCTTCTTTGCAGAACTGGAACAAGGACTGAACCGAGGGCTCTTGTTCGCCCGGTCAGTCCTTCTACTGGCACAGCGCCGGCCTCTCCTGTTAGGTTCCCGGTCGAACTCTCAATGAACGTAGGGCCGCAGAAAGGGCCGGCAGCCATAGATGCGCTCCGGCCGCCCCTCTTCATTAAATCGCAGTAATCGAACGAACTGCATATCGCTTCGCAGACACCTCTCACACAGAAAAGGATCGGGCGTCAGATGACAGAAGCGCACGTCAAAGATCTCGTATCGCTGCAAGTAAGATCGACCGGCTTCCGGGACGTGATTCAACTGAGGCATCGGCGGCAGCTCGATGGGTTCGCCCGGTTCATTGGCATTCAGCCCGGCCACAATTGCAAGGAACAGCAGAAGACCGACCACACAGAGACGGCGGGCCGTTCTTATTGAGGCGATGCTCCAAAATTCGCCCTCAGATAAAAAAAGCCTTTTCGGGCCCTTCCCCTCGCGTTCCCTGTCCTTCCAGAGATGAAGCGCTTTGACTTTCCCCACACTCATATCATCGACTCGCATCAGTTCAGCCGTGAGGATCTGAACACGATTCTGGCCGCTACCGAACACGTCGTGCGGCTGAAAGAGCAGAATCGGCTTTTCGGAGTTCTGGAAGGGAGGTTGATGGCCTCCCTTTTTTTCGAATCATCGACGCGAACGCGTCTGAGCTTTGAGGCAGCCATGCATCGCCTTGGCGGGCGCATCATCACCACCGTCGGATTCCAGTTCTCATCGATTAGCAAAGGCGAAACGCTTTATGATACGATGAAGATGATCGAGGCCTATGCCGATATCGCCGTAATCCGGCATCCGGTTGAAGGATCGAGCCGCATTGCCGCCGGCGCCGTGAATATTCCCATCATCAATGCAGGCGACGGAGCCGGACAGCATCCGACGCAGGCGTTGCTCGATCTCTATACGATCGTTCGAGAGCGCGGGCTGCCCGATAAAAAACGCATCGCCTTTATCGGCGACCTGAAGTTCGGCCGCACGATTCACAGCCTGGTTAAACTTCTCACACATTACGAAACGGAATTCGTCTTTATCTCGCCCGTCGACCTTGCCCTTCCCGAGTCCTACCGCAAAGAGCTGCGTTCGCTCGGCATTCACTTCGAAGAAACCGAAGACCTGAAGGCCATGTGGGACTGCGACGTCGCCTACATCACGCGCATCCAGGAAGAGCGCTTCGCTGACCGGGCCGATTATGAGCGTCTGAAGGACAGCTACGTCGTTAACCGTGCCTTCGTGCAGGCGTCAAGGCATCCGACTTTGCTGCTGCATCCGCTTCCGCGAGTGAACGAGCTATCGACCGACGTCGACGATATGCCCAATGCCGCCTACTTCAGACAGGCGGCTTACGGCGTCGACGTACGCATGGCACTACTCTGTCTCTGTTTGCAGGCCGAGCTGCCCGATCTTTAATGACTCACGGCCTGCTTCGATTGCCCTCGATATAGAAGGGATGCGCGCCCGTCGGTTGCAGTTTTGTGCCGGTCCAGCGTGTCGAACAGGT
This region of Leptonema illini DSM 21528 genomic DNA includes:
- a CDS encoding toxin-antitoxin system YwqK family antitoxin, with the protein product MRRILALFFSIILTGTLAANQNRPTGLPEGARYVAAHRVWVQESASHQIVWYADGTKKSEGDLKQGQRDGAWVFFHANGNKRAEGSYTAGRMTGPWKLYYKSGKLQSEGEYRNGSKQGPWTVYFESGRKKSDGTYAGGLKNGPWTEYYESGAVFFKGIYVADLAHGQWIYYFQNGAFYQGGTYSEDVRTGIWKVCIAPGGPCGEEIMRQNEPPRVSGLPKEQSTPAGKDPMSILDGPAPENREELPPSLQNWNKD
- the pyrB gene encoding aspartate carbamoyltransferase, with protein sequence MKRFDFPHTHIIDSHQFSREDLNTILAATEHVVRLKEQNRLFGVLEGRLMASLFFESSTRTRLSFEAAMHRLGGRIITTVGFQFSSISKGETLYDTMKMIEAYADIAVIRHPVEGSSRIAAGAVNIPIINAGDGAGQHPTQALLDLYTIVRERGLPDKKRIAFIGDLKFGRTIHSLVKLLTHYETEFVFISPVDLALPESYRKELRSLGIHFEETEDLKAMWDCDVAYITRIQEERFADRADYERLKDSYVVNRAFVQASRHPTLLLHPLPRVNELSTDVDDMPNAAYFRQAAYGVDVRMALLCLCLQAELPDL